One window from the genome of Mugil cephalus isolate CIBA_MC_2020 chromosome 23, CIBA_Mcephalus_1.1, whole genome shotgun sequence encodes:
- the LOC125000685 gene encoding uncharacterized protein C1orf115-like: MGEQEQEQEQEQEQEQEVKEQVKEKEKEKEKEEKEVKEKEAPSFSERKHQKTSREVYFSVLPDKYEPLIEEDGDEEAAERRRRKEEKKKKRRKRCKKCRKNVGKALRFSWRCLLTGLQNMASAYSTPLSAMSTVVSHSSSKA, encoded by the exons ATGggagagcaggagcaggagcaggagcaggagcaggagcaggagcaggaggtgaaggagcaggtgaaggagaaggagaaggagaaggagaaggaggagaaggaggtgaaggagaaggaggcacCTTCCTTCTCAGAGAGGAAACATCAGAAAACCTCCAGAGAAGTTTATTTCAGCGTCCTGCCGGATAAATACGAGCCTCTGATCGAGGAGGACGGGGACGAGGAGGcggcggagaggaggaggaggaaggaggagaagaagaagaagaggaggaagcgcTGTAAGAAGTGCAGGAAG AACGTGGGGAAGGCGCTGCGGTTCAGCTGGCGCTGCCTCCTGACCGGCCTCCAGAACATGGCGTCCGCCTACTCCACGCCGCTGTCCGCCATGTCCACGGTCgtcagccacagcagcagcaaagcatGA
- the lipt1 gene encoding lipoyltransferase 1, mitochondrial, producing the protein MLSQFRRTLCVLGGGSGPGLVLQSRSTDVFQNLALEDWVDANVDLQRRGVLLLWRNQAAVVIGRHQNPWSECDLPAMRRAGIPVARRRSGGGTVFHDPGNLNITFFASKKAYDRRRNLKVVTEALRRVRPGLDVQATDRFDIVLNGHYKISGTASRLSRTSSYHHCTLLHSADRSALSAVLRPSCPGIRSNATPSVPSPVTNLIDHAPTLTWEELLEAVAQQYGSEFGCSSALTPVDPSDESAFPGLGRMEAELRGWDWTFGKTPKFTVQTPLELGADPGTEATPPGCAHIRMEVEGGRISSCHLDVPGEWLPEGLSGELCGALVGGRFCRLQAAAAVSALLLRGRAQNGELHGRLRRLCDAILAVIG; encoded by the exons ATGTTGTCTCAGTTCAGGAGGACGTTGTGTGTTCTGGGAGGCGGTTCTGGTCCGGGGCTGGTCCTCCAGTCTCGGTCCACGGACGTCTTCCAGAACCTGGCTCTGGAGGACTGGGTGGACGCCAACGTGGACCTGCAGCGCCGCGGcgtcctgctgctgtggaggaaCCAGGCGGCCGTGGTCATCGGGCGCCACCAGAACCCGTGGAGCGAGTGCGACCTGCCGGCCATGAGGAGGGCGGGGATCCCCGTGGCCCGCAGGCGCAGCGGCGGCGGCACCGTGTTCCACGACCCCGGGAACCTCAACATCACCTTCTTCGCCTCCAAGAAGGCGTACGACCGGCGCCGCAACCTGAAGGTCGTCACCGAGGCGCTGAGGCGGGTCCGGCCGGGACTGGACGTCCAGGCCACCGACAGGTTCGACATCGTACTGAACGGACACTACAAGATCTCAG GGACGGCCTCCAGACTCAGCAGGACGTCCTCCTACCATCACTGCACCCTGCTCCACTCGGCCGACCGCTCCGCCCTCTCTGCCGTGCTCCGCCCCTCCTGCCCCGGTATCCGCAGCAACGCCACTCCCAGCGTGCCCTCGCCCGTCACCAACCTGATAGACCACGCCCCCACGCTGACGTGGGAGGAGCTACTGGAGGCCGTGGCGCAGCAGTACGGCTCAG AGTTCGGCTGTAGCTCCGCCCTGACCCCCGTCGACCCGTCCGATGAGTCCGCGTTTCCTGGTCTGGGCCGGATGGAGGCGGAGCTTCGAGGCTGGGACTGGACGTTCGGGAAGACGCCAAAGTTCACGGTACAGACTCCTCTGGAGCTGGGGGCGGACCCGGGGACGGAGGCCACGCCCCCAGGCTGCGCCCACATACGAATGGAGGTGGAGGGCGGACGGATCTCCAGCTGCCACCTGGACGTCCCGGGGGAGTGGCTTCCTGAGGGGCTGAGCGGCGAGCTCTGTGGCGCCCTGGTCGGAGGGAGGTTCTGTCGGCTTCAGGCCGCCGCCGCTGTCTCCGCCCTCCTGCTGAGGGGGCGGGCCCAGAACGGCGAGCTGCACGGACGACTGCGCCGCCTGTGTGACGCCATCctggctgtgattggctga